The Herbaspirillum sp. DW155 genomic interval CCGCATCCTGCCGGAACCCTTCGCCGTATTGAAAGCGGCGTGGAACCTGTCGGCCTCCGGCGAGCTGTGGCACCACCTGGCCGTCTCCAGCGGCCGCGCGGCTTCCGGCTTTGCGGTCGGCGCCGGACTGGGGCTGATCCTGGGCCTGCTCTCGGGCAGCCTGCGTTCAGCCGAACTGCTGCTCGATACCACCCTGCAGATGGTGCGCAACATTCCCGCGCTGGCCCTGATCCCGCTGGTGATCCTGTGGTTCGGCATCGACGAGACGGCCAAGCTGTTCCTGGTCTCGGTGGGCGTGTTCTTCCCGGTGTACCTCAATACCTTCCACGGCATCCGCTCGGTGGACCAGGGTTTGATCGAGATGGCCCGCAGCTATGGCCTCTCGGGCTGGCCGCTGTACCGCGACGTGATCCTGCCCGGTGCCTTGCCTTCCATTCTGGTCGGCCTGCGCTTTGCGCTGGGCCTGGTGTGGGTGCTGCTGATCGTGGCCGAGACCATTTCGGCGCAGGCCGGCATCGGCTACATGACCATGAATGCCCGCGAATTCCTGCAGACCGATGTGGTGCTGGTGGGCATCCTGCTCTACGCCTTGCTGGGCAAGCTGGCCGATACCGCGGCGCGGGCGCTGGAACGCTTCTTCCTGCGCTGGCACCCCGGCTACCAATGACCTGCCCCATGAATGCATCAGGAAACCATCATGCGCAATGACACCCATGAACACCAGCAAGTCAGCCGTGCCGCCGGCCGCGGCGTAGGCCTCAGGCTGCGCGCCTTGTCCAAGTCCTTCAGCGGCCGCACGGTGTTGCACGACATCGATCTGGACATCGCACCCGGCGAATTCGTCGCCATCGTCGGCCGCAGCGGCTGCGGCAAGAGCACCTTGCTGCGACTGGTGGCCCAGCTGGATCAGGCCAGCGACGGCGAAGTCCTCTATGAACACGAAGGCAGCGGCGCACCCGAGATCCGCATCATGTTCCAGGATGCGCGCCTGCTGCCCTGGAAGCGGGTGCAGGCCAACGTCGCGCTGGGCTTGCCCAGGCAGGCCGCGCCGCAGGCGCTCAATGCGCTGCGCCAGGTCGGCCTGGATCAGCGTGCCGGCGAATGGCCGGCCGTGCTCTCCGGTGGCCAGCGCCAGCGCGTGGCCCTGGCGCGCGCACTGGT includes:
- the ssuC gene encoding aliphatic sulfonate ABC transporter permease SsuC, with product MTSASNPVLASTAPQEQARPKAAARAARKPRGAWVGWLLPVLLLVWWEIAAQAGWLSSRILPEPFAVLKAAWNLSASGELWHHLAVSSGRAASGFAVGAGLGLILGLLSGSLRSAELLLDTTLQMVRNIPALALIPLVILWFGIDETAKLFLVSVGVFFPVYLNTFHGIRSVDQGLIEMARSYGLSGWPLYRDVILPGALPSILVGLRFALGLVWVLLIVAETISAQAGIGYMTMNAREFLQTDVVLVGILLYALLGKLADTAARALERFFLRWHPGYQ
- a CDS encoding ATP-binding cassette domain-containing protein; this translates as MRNDTHEHQQVSRAAGRGVGLRLRALSKSFSGRTVLHDIDLDIAPGEFVAIVGRSGCGKSTLLRLVAQLDQASDGEVLYEHEGSGAPEIRIMFQDARLLPWKRVQANVALGLPRQAAPQALNALRQVGLDQRAGEWPAVLSGGQRQRVALARALVHDPQLLLLDEPLGALDALTRIEMQTLIESLWRERGFTALLVTHDVQEAIALADRVLLIEDGHVALDQRIELARPRSRGQAQFAALEEAILARVLRHPGSEAVTEPSEDFFTPRGVQQVQWAV